The Pyrus communis chromosome 5, drPyrComm1.1, whole genome shotgun sequence region attacacAAATCGAACGAAATTAACGAGCAGAAGTAACCCATAGCAACAGTGCCGATAAAagcaaaccaaaagaaaaggtggtgtgtatgtgtgtgtgatcATATATTTCCagggtagtgctatccacaACACTGAGGATACCAGCCTTCGAACCCATAACATTGAGGATTCATGCTTGCACACTTCACCACAGGGTGGTGTAATTTTCTTAGCAAAAACAgaagcaagaaaaaaaatacaatttttctCCGTTGTGAGAGCCCTCCGTGGTGAGTGTCTTTTCTCTCCGTGTGGGAGTGTGCGGGGGTTTTTTGTTTCTGTTCTTGGTGAGATCTACGGGGGGTGACTGGAATTAACCAGGAGGGGCTGGGAGTCTTCTTGTTATTGGGTTTGGCGTTCAGATTGGGTGTTTGGGGAGTGGAGTTTGGAGGATGTGGACTTTCAACCAACATTGATGGTGGGGGTTGGGGGTATTTATTACAGGGGTTCACCTAACAGAGTTAATGGCATTAAAGGCAGTCCTTCTACGGCCAGATCTGAGATCTGGCGAAGGAGCAAAACTCTAATGAAAAGGCACGGAGGCCCAAACGTCACAATATTATGGGTGGTCGTTTTTCTTGCTGCCCAGACAGAAAACAGACAAATAAGTAACATACCAGAAGGAAgaaatagcaagtggtggtccAGGGGGATATCTGAGGATACAAAAGCGTACGGCAGCAGAGCTGATCGTCAGGAAAGAGGAGATAGAGGAAGCAGCTGGACTATGGCGAATCAAGAGGTGGAAGAGCTGGTGGTCCACTTGGAGAAATCAATGGAGCTAACGACAATGGAACGAGGAACAAAGCTGGTGGGGACTGCTCTAACCAACAAAGCGCTAAATAAATGGGGAGTGAGAAACATACTGCGAGCTGCGTGGAAGGACATGGGGGACGTTGAAGTCAAATGGGCTTATGGAAATACCTTTATAATTACAGTGCAGGATGAGAGCTCGGCGGAGCGGATCTTGAGTCAGGTACCATGGGCGGTTATGAAGCAGAATTTTTCAATTAAACGATGGCCATCTGAGCTTGCGATTGAGGAGATTCCCATGGAGCTGGTTCCTTTTTGGGTCCAAATCCGGGGGGTGCCTCTATATCTGTGTACAGAAACTAATGTAAGACGACTAGCCAAAGAGATTGGGGAGTTGATGGAGATTGAGGATCCTGCCAAGGCTCGGGGCTTTCTTAGGGTGCGGGTGATTATTAATACAAAAAACCCTTTAGCTAAAGGATGCTGGATACCGCGGGAGAGTAACATGGATTCGTGGATTGAATTTCGATACGAAAGACTTCAGGATTTCTGCTACAAATGTGGGAGGATAGGACATGCAAACAATGAGTGTACTTTTGAGATAGGGTAGAGCTCTACAACGGGCTATGGTGACTGGACGAAAACGGGTCCTATTAGAGAGGAAAAGGTTATGCTGAAGCCGTTGGCGGTTAAGTTGGGAGAAAGGAGACCAGCTGGAACCATCAGAGGAGGGGATCAGGTCAATATGCGGCGGCGCGTGGTGACCACGGTGGATACTGTGCGTCGGGAAGTGGATGGACCAGTGAGGGGGACAATAAGCCAGGCAGAAGCACACAGGCCAAGGAATAGTCAGAAAACGTGGCACAGGATGGAGAAAAGTAAGGAGAGTCAGGATGGGTGCTCCCAAAAGTGGGTGATAGATGGAAACTTGGCCCAGCTGGCCCAGCAAATGTTTAGGGGGATTGGGTGTATGGGCCCTCAACCCACCACTATTTTTAATATACCTAACCCACAGTCTCTTACACAGGTTGCCCGAACCCATGAGCCTCAGGAGAAGGGTGAAGCTAGTCAAGACCGAATCCGGGGAATAGATGGCCATGTTATAAAAATTATTGAAGGGGGTTCGGATTTGGGAATCTCTTGTGATCTAGGGGCAATGGCATCACCCTCCAGGCATACACTGAGCTCGGAAGGGGCCTTGATGAGGAGTGATATTAATGGGCAGAACTGGAGATCGGAAGGAGGGTGGAGCAGCGGAATAAAGAGGGGCAGTCTGGGAATAAATCAACCTCCTATCAAAAGAAATAAGCTTGGGGAAGAAAGTGCAGAAGGCGAAGGGGTGGAATTATTTCACACCAGGCAATCGACAATAGAGGCATGTTCGTCAAAAGAGAAGGGGGTTATTTTTGAAAATCAGGCAGGGAGGATGCCAATTGAGCCGACAACACATGGGGAGCTCACAAGGACATTGGGTGGTGGCGGTTGGCCCTTAACAGCCGCAAGGGAGCCATGACACACCTCGTGTGGAACTGCCGTGGTCTAGGGTCGGACACGGTAGTTCGGGCTCTTCATGGGCTCATTAGAAAGCATAGGCCTgatttgatttttcttgctGAAACAAAAATGAGAGATCATCGAGTAGATGGAGTTAGACGGCGAATGGGGTATAGTGAGGCGTTTCATGTTTCACCCAGTGGGAGAGCTGGGGGACTCAGTATGTGGTGGAATGAGTCTGTAGAAGTAACGATTGGATTTGCGTCCAAACATATTATTGATGCTACTGTCAATTATGTGGATTTGAATCGACAAGCTCGGGTTACTTGGGTGTACGGTACTGCGTACAGGATTGAAAAAGTGGAGTTTTGGCGATGGATGAGAGAATGGTTTAAACCAACAAACACTCCGTGGCTGTGCGGAGGAGATTTCAATGAGATCCTCTTGGACCACGAGAAATCTGGAGGAGCAAGTCTGAACTACAACAGACCTCGGTACCTGGAGGAATTCTTAAATGTCACAGAGCTTATGGACCTAGACTATAATGGACCCTGTTTTAGTTGGAGAGGGATGAGAAATGGGCATCTTGTTGAGGAGCGGCTGGACAGGGGTTTGGCTAATAGACAATGGCAAGACTATTGGCCAGATACAATGGTTATTCATGAAACTGTGATTGGGTCGGACCACTGCCCCCTAATTATTCGAACCCAACCTTGGGCTCAGAAAACGAAGAAGCTCTTCCGCTTTGAAGCTTTTTGGGCTAAAGAAGAAAGGTGCAAGGAAATTGTGGAGTGCTGTTGGAGGCAAGAAGGCCATGGGGACGGAATTATGAGATGGCAGAGAAAGTTGAATGAGTGCCGAGTAAGATTAACCAGGTGGAGCCAGCAGGCTTTTCATTCGAGAGGGCGGGAACTAATTGGTCTTATCACCAGGCTGGGAGTTCTTCAACATAACTGGCGCCAAAATTGGGAGGAAATTAAGATGGTTTCGGGGCGCATTGACAGATTGGGGGAGATTGAGGAGCAATTTTGGCAACAGCGATCGCGTGTGAAGTGGCTTAAGGAGGGTGATGCGAATACGGCTTTTTTCCATCAATCTACGCTTCAACGGAGAAGGAGAAACAAGGTAGAAAAAATTAAAGATGGGAATGGAGTTTGGATTGACAAGCAGTGCGAGGTTCAGAAGCATATTGAAGAACAATTTAAAGAGCTTTTCTCCACCTCAGGCCCCAGAGAGTGGGGAAGTATGTTGGATTGTCTTCATCATAAGGTAAGTGATGAGATGAATGATGGCTTAATTAAACCGGTTACTTTGGAGGAAGTCCAAACGGCCGCTTTACAAATGGGTGGTTTGAAAGCTCCGGGTCCTGATGGGTTCCAGGGGATTTTCTACCATTCATTCTGGAACTACCTTATGGATGATGTAAATGGAATTGTGCAGGATTTTATGCAGGGGGTTTCGAATCCGCAGCGTCTTAACTCGACACACATTGTGTTGGTGCCGAAGATTACAAATCCGGACTCGGTCGGACATTTCAGGCCTATTAGTCTGTGCAACTATTCCTACAAGATTGTTTCTAAAATCCTCGCCAACCGCCTCAAGCCTATCCTTTCGGAGATTATTTCTACTACGCAAGGCGCTTTCGTGAAGGGGAGACAAATCCAAGATAATATTGGGATTGCTCACGAGATGTTCCACTTTCTGAAACTCCGAAAGGCTAGAAGCAAGTTTGAGATGGGAGTTAAGCTTGATATGCATAAGGCCTACGACAGGGTGGAATGGGATTTCCTTGAGGCAGTTATGGAAAAGTTGGGCTTCAGTTTACAATGGAGGAACCTGGTTATGGGATGTGTAAAAACTGTGGAGTTAGCTATACTCCTGAATGGGCAACCAGGGAAGCCTTTCATCCCATCTAGGGGAATCCGGCAGGGAGACCCTTTGTCTCCGTACCTTTTTATTCTTGTTGGTGAGGTCTTGGCTAGACTTATTCAACATGCGGTGGAGAGGAGGCGACTGACGGGAATCCAGCTGAACTATGGGTGTCCGACTATTTCTCACCTGTTTTTTGCGGATGACACTCTGATTTTTATGCGTGCTGATCAACAAAATTGTGTTTGTCTGCTAAGAATCTTAGATGATTATTGCCGTGCTTCTGGCCAACAGGTGAATTATCAGAAGTCATGTATTTTCTTTGGAGCCAATGTGCCTAGAAGCTTGTCAGTGGAACTTGGGCATCTCGTTGGCATGCCTCTGGCGGAGAACCCGGGAAGGTACCTTGGTCTCCCGTCTATCTGGGGTAGATCAAAAAAGCAGGGGCTTGCTTTCGTGAAGGAACGAATTTTGGAGAAAGTTCAGGGCTGGAAGCAATGCACCTTATCACAAGCAGGAAAAGAAGTTATGATTAAGGCTGTAATTCAAGCAATCCCTGCCTATTCCATGCATCTGTTTAAGTTTCCTAAGACTCTGTGTTCGGATTTTGACGCAATAATTGCTGAGTTCTGGTGGGGAAAGAGGGGGGGGAGAAGAGCATTCACTGGCTGTCCAGGGGTTTGTTGGGGTTCCCGAAAATGGAAGGAGGTATGGGGTTTCGGAACTTTCAAGAGTTTAATGATGTGTTGCTTGCTAAGCAGTGTTGGCGTTTGATTCATGAACCAAACTCGCTTTGGGCGCAGCTTCTTAAGGCCCGTTATTTCCCTCACTGTTCTTTCCTGGATGCTACCTTGGGGGGAAGAGCTTCTTGGGGCTGGTCCAGCCTTCTGGTTGGGCGTGAAATTCTTCTGAGTGGTGCCCACTGGCAGATAATGAATGGGAAAAGTATCAGATTATGGCAGGATAGGTGGATGCCGACTATTTCTGCTGGGAAACCTACGGTCTTAGGAGATGTGAGGGTGTCTCGGAATTTGC contains the following coding sequences:
- the LOC137734485 gene encoding uncharacterized protein codes for the protein MTHLVWNCRGLGSDTVVRALHGLIRKHRPDLIFLAETKMRDHRVDGVRRRMGYSEAFHVSPSGRAGGLSMWWNESVEVTIGFASKHIIDATVNYVDLNRQARVTWVYGTAYRIEKVEFWRWMREWFKPTNTPWLCGGDFNEILLDHEKSGGASLNYNRPRYLEEFLNVTELMDLDYNGPCFSWRGMRNGHLVEERLDRGLANRQWQDYWPDTMVIHETVIGSDHCPLIIRTQPWAQKTKKLFRFEAFWAKEERCKEIVECCWRQEGHGDGIMRWQRKLNECRVRLTRWSQQAFHSRGRELIGLITRLGVLQHNWRQNWEEIKMVSGRIDRLGEIEEQFWQQRSRVKWLKEGDANTAFFHQSTLQRRRRNKVEKIKDGNGVWIDKQCEVQKHIEEQFKELFSTSGPREWGSMLDCLHHKVSDEMNDGLIKPVTLEEVQTAALQMGGLKAPGPDGFQGIFYHSFWNYLMDDVNGIVQDFMQGVSNPQRLNSTHIVLVPKITNPDSVGHFRPISLCNYSYKIVSKILANRLKPILSEIISTTQGAFVKGRQIQDNIGIAHEMFHFLKLRKARSKFEMGVKLDMHKAYDRVEWDFLEAVMEKLGFSLQWRNLVMGCVKTVELAILLNGQPGKPFIPSRGIRQGDPLSPYLFILVGEVLARLIQHAVERRRLTGIQLNYGCPTISHLFFADDTLIFMRADQQNCVCLLRILDDYCRASGQQVNYQKSCIFFGANVPRSLSVELGHLVGMPLAENPGRYLGLPSIWGRSKKQGLAFVKERILEKVQGWKQCTLSQAGKEVMIKAVIQAIPAYSMHLFKFPKTLCSDFDAIIAEFWWGKRGGRRAFTGCPGVCWGSRKWKELLKARYFPHCSFLDATLGGRASWGWSSLLVGREILLSGAHWQIMNGKSIRLWQDRWMPTISAGKPTVLGDVRVSRNLRVSTMINAVSGTWNIEAIKPFISLVDCEAILDTPIGDRHQEDRLIWPATRNGVYSVRSGYHWMHASSGPLVGRASSSSSIIPNKVWRCMWQLKTPPKIRNFMWRALNRALATMENLFKRRCSPSPCCPICLDQDESVEHMLLLCPWVEPIWFGGPLSYRVNRASISTLPAWVISFFGSNLGSKEEIARILMYMAVTCWHIWKTRCSFVFDHLGIDPNRVIMATLTSVQGFLEATGASVCRPQRARSHPCPPACWGPPCSPFMKVNVDASWEAHSKGGFAGVVIRDHEGKFVAAKRGRIGAPSVAVAEAAAILLGCELAFELELDCIIVESDSRENIHCLTQDISRGSWEAFPDISKALRIGGNFQDCRWSWTPRSANLAAHALASRRNPEMCDVVWVNIPPSSLVHVLNKDGLPCPH